A stretch of the Papaver somniferum cultivar HN1 chromosome 6, ASM357369v1, whole genome shotgun sequence genome encodes the following:
- the LOC113290744 gene encoding uncharacterized protein LOC113290744, with protein MGGRPPALRTLKDLTSPNLDQQPLCIQLNGTIELKPQFIHLLPKFRGLAGKDPNHHLQQFHHVVTSMKQATADADMAMMTAFPFSLIDSAGEWFFCLPLGSITTWNGMNKLFLEKYFPASKAAVIRKEICGIVQMSGETLYEYWERYKKLLSSCSHHKISDKLIIQYFYEGLLSSERKLIDAASGGALTNKTIAEATSLLENMAANTQQFFTRAEPMVRKVNEVGESSHLEHRMGNMVKMIHQIAAVVIPSSYNEDVEQASAMYQNQQRPTYDPYSNTYNLGWRDHPNFSYANKQASVSNPPFNQQSGYQFFQSPRQETQGTSIDDKLNLILNTLAQDKQKSEMDMKDIRTQMGQLATTVSKLEAQEAGKLPSKPLNHKENSNAIKLRSGKQVEKPEISPVSHEPDLEK; from the coding sequence ATGGGAGGTCGACCACCTGCCCTAAGAACACTCAAGGATCTCACTTCTCCAAACCTTGATCAGCAGCCTTTATGTATTCAGCTAAATGGAACCATTGAGTTGAAGCCACAATTTATTCACTTGCTGCCCAAATTCAGAGGTTTAGCGGGAAAAGATCCTAATCATCACTTGCAACAATTCCATCATGTTGTGACTAGTATGAAGCAAGCAACTGCAGATGCGGATATGGCTATGATGACAGCGTTTCCTTTCTCCCTTATAGATTCTGCAGGAGAATGGTTCTTTTGTTTACCTCTTGGGAGTATAACCACATGGAACGGGATGAATAAATTGTTCCTTGAGAAGTATTTTCCAGCATCAAAAGCAGCAGTGATTCGCAAGGAAATTTGTGGTATTGTGCAAATGTCGGGAGAAACTCTCTATGAATATTGGGAGCGGTACAAGAAGCTTTTATCTAGCTGTTCACACCATAAAATTAGCGATAAACTCATTATTCAATATTTCTACGAGGGGTTGCTTTCTAGTGAGAGAAAATTGATTGACGccgcaagtggtggtgcactcaCCAACAAGACCATTGCTGAAGCTACAAGCTTGTTAGAGAACATGGCTGCAAACACACAACAATTCTTCACTAGAGCTGAACCAATGGTAAGGAAGGTGAATGAAGTTGGTGAATCTTCACATTTGGAACATAGAATGGGTAACATGGTGAAGATGATTCATCAAATAGCAGCAGTTGTCATAccatcatcatacaacgaagatgTTGAGCAGGCAAGTGCTatgtaccaaaatcagcaaaggCCGACGTATGATCCGTATTCCAACACATACAATCTCGGCTGGCGAGATCATCCCAATTTCAGCTACGCCAATAAGCAAGCTTCAGTCTCTAATCCTCCTTTCAATCAACAAAGTGGGTACCAATTCTTTCAAAGTCCACGTCAAGAAACTCAAGGCACGAGTATAGATGACAAGTTGAATCTTATTCTCAACACACTGGCGCAAGACAAGCAAAAGTCAGAAATGGATATGAAGGACATACGAACACAAATGGGTCAACTAGCTACTACCGTGAGCAAATTGGAAGCACAAGAAGCTGGAAAACTTCCTTCAAAACcattaaatcataaggaaaatTCCAATGCTATTAAGTTACGAAGTGGGAAGCAAGTAGAGAAGCCGGAAATATCACCGGTGTCCCATGAACCTGATTTGGAGAAATAA